Proteins from one Drosophila gunungcola strain Sukarami chromosome 3R, Dgunungcola_SK_2, whole genome shotgun sequence genomic window:
- the LOC128252156 gene encoding uncharacterized protein LOC128252156 — translation MPVDQVVISYIRHRNWMNVLLLRSMNLYKEVLGESPTQKIEVSPNGICWSEQNLEYRIMVDKFFDIEVKTEQGEPPYSLVEVQNNNLAFGLGLRRIRHRMVEQLTVDVEQANLIQRIEPLTPYSFHCSNCANELIERRQYLQVKEVPLSTMKPQNYFCARYRSPVYPREDELFFGLNYLVISIQLLGNGVTSTRGRRRLECSRCKQSVGEFLGRDVAVELYADAIRLLAGDSPVLEFKEIFGHVTATQMMLRLLHDADPTNPEKTRLFLKAVRPDGQLHYLLLQVDTREMHILRSELDTSEDLESAKALPMEADTSSESDFEMSISDVSSSSTSSTSSSTITSSPQTGVEDRSLSKPKTADGIPPKSVRYVQLRGYRGCRVKFSFSGTDHNLTENNEIFTTWRNDGCRMLRISYAMMAELIGELHANENLVAVLEMTPPPSVSDKLRLSYIIYETDEEFYARQQKFTKRSA, via the coding sequence ATGCCAGTGGACCAAGTTGTCATTTCCTACATCCGCCATCGCAACTGGATGAATGTCTTGCTGCTCAGATCGATGAATCTGTACAAGGAGGTTCTCGGCGAAAGTCCCACCCAGAAGATCGAGGTCAGCCCCAATGGGATCTGCTGGAGCGAACAGAACTTGGAGTACCGCATCATGGTGGATAAGTTCTTCGATATTGAAGTCAAAACGGAACAGGGCGAGCCGCCCTACAGCCTTGTTGAAGTGCAGAATAACAATCTGGCCTTCGGCCTTGGTCTCCGTCGCATTAGGCACCGTATGGTGGAGCAACTGACCGTTGACGTGGAGCAGGCGAATCTAATCCAGCGTATTGAGCCATTGACGCCCTACTCTTTTCACTGCAGCAACTGCGCCAATGAGCTTATTGAACGGAGGCAGTACCTCCAGGTAAAAGAGGTCCCATTGTCGACCATGAAGCCGCAGAACTACTTCTGTGCCCGCTACAGGTCGCCGGTGTATCCCAGGGAGGACGAGCTCTTCTTCGGCCTCAACTACCTGGTGATCTCCATCCAGTTGCTGGGCAACGGGGTCACCAGCACTCGGGGTCGACGTCGACTGGAGTGCTCCCGCTGCAAGCAGTCCGTGGGCGAATTTCTGGGCAGGGACGTGGCCGTGGAGCTCTACGCGGATGCCATACGATTGCTGGCTGGGGATTCCCCCGTGCTCGAGTTCAAGGAGATCTTCGGCCACGTGACTGCCACCCAAATGATGCTGCGCCTGCTGCACGACGCCGACCCCACAAATCCGGAGAAAACACGCCTATTCCTCAAGGCCGTTCGTCCGGACGGTCAGCTGCACTACTTGCTCCTGCAGGTGGACACCCGAGAGATGCACATTCTGCGCTCCGAGCTGGACACTTCCGAGGACCTGGAGTCGGCTAAGGCCTTGCCCATGGAGGCCGACACCAGCAGCGAGAGTGATTTCGAGATGAGTATCAGTGAtgtgagcagcagcagcaccagcagcaccagcagcagcaccatcaCCTCCAGCCCACAAACAGGCGTTGAAGATCGTTCGCTTTCGAAGCCGAAGACTGCCGATGGGATTCCCCCGAAATCCGTGCGCTATGTCCAGTTGAGGGGCTATCGCGGTTGCCGCGTGAAGTTTTCTTTCTCAGGAACAGACCACAATTTAACAGAGAACAACGAGATCTTCACGACGTGGCGCAACGATGGATGCCGCATGCTGCGCATCTCCTACGCGATGATGGCGGAGCTGATCGGCGAACTGCATGCCAATGAGAACCTGGTGGCCGTCCTTGAGATGACTCCGCCACCCTCCGTATCCGATAAACTCCGCCTGAGCTACATAATCTACGAGACAGACGAGGAGTTCTATGCCAGGCAGCAGAAATTCACCAAACGAAGCGCCTAA